Proteins encoded in a region of the Methylocystis echinoides genome:
- a CDS encoding acyltransferase, which yields MTARAVRGILADAGLLLCLSGAAAFAGESAANLTAAGIPSNCADFAAKVSSSEGNFGTTNQFGCLGAFQFCPGTFERYYSGSAQSFLNDPSAQVAAWTRYEQNEWSKAQSNDMTSLIGQQVCYGGRCATIDQSSILMACQFGCGQRGKLANYAASGDCNARNVKDGNGVSVCSYLIRGAGYDASCFTGGQSAVCQQTPTGPGDFPTSTGIAANPPPPSTASIIVNPTDV from the coding sequence ATGACAGCGCGCGCCGTTCGCGGCATCCTGGCCGATGCGGGTCTCCTGCTGTGTCTGTCGGGGGCGGCAGCGTTCGCCGGAGAATCAGCCGCCAATCTTACCGCGGCGGGCATCCCGTCGAACTGTGCGGATTTCGCTGCGAAAGTGTCCAGCAGCGAAGGAAATTTCGGCACCACAAATCAGTTCGGCTGCCTCGGAGCATTCCAATTTTGCCCCGGCACGTTCGAACGCTATTACAGCGGCAGCGCGCAAAGCTTTCTCAACGATCCCTCCGCCCAGGTCGCCGCCTGGACCCGGTACGAACAGAATGAGTGGTCGAAGGCGCAGAGTAACGACATGACCTCGCTGATCGGACAGCAGGTATGTTACGGCGGCCGCTGCGCCACGATCGACCAATCTTCCATCCTCATGGCCTGCCAGTTCGGCTGCGGCCAGCGCGGGAAGCTCGCGAACTACGCTGCGAGCGGCGACTGCAATGCCCGCAACGTCAAGGATGGCAACGGGGTAAGCGTGTGCAGCTACCTCATCCGCGGCGCCGGATATGACGCCTCCTGCTTTACCGGAGGCCAGTCGGCGGTTTGCCAGCAGACGCCGACCGGGCCGGGCGATTTTCCGACCTCGACCGGTATAGCCGCCAATCCGCCACCGCCATCGACAGCGTCGATCATCGTCAATCCGACAGACGTCTAG
- a CDS encoding thermonuclease family protein: MFLAISLLAAATTTEAGAQPADRNEGIYAPQLPLQSPPLRVEVIDGVRFREIETGAAYRLYGIDTCAPEQTARLGRQPWPCGTMATSWLVTATLNAWLACTTLRDEASEHLVRCATAGHPDIAADMLRAGIAVALPGTDRDPAIRAYVKAEQDARKAYRGLWSSTFQMPWEWRAKRPAAPPLARSEATP, translated from the coding sequence GTGTTTCTCGCCATCTCGCTCCTGGCGGCCGCGACGACAACCGAGGCTGGCGCGCAGCCGGCCGATCGGAACGAGGGCATTTACGCGCCGCAGCTGCCGCTTCAATCGCCGCCGCTGCGGGTCGAGGTCATCGATGGAGTGCGGTTCCGCGAAATCGAGACGGGCGCGGCCTACCGGCTCTACGGCATTGATACCTGCGCGCCGGAGCAGACCGCGCGCTTGGGCAGGCAGCCCTGGCCGTGCGGCACGATGGCGACATCGTGGCTCGTCACGGCGACCCTCAACGCCTGGCTCGCCTGCACGACATTGCGGGACGAGGCGTCAGAGCACCTGGTGCGGTGTGCCACGGCGGGCCATCCCGACATCGCTGCCGATATGTTGCGCGCCGGCATCGCCGTAGCGCTCCCCGGAACGGACAGGGACCCGGCGATCCGTGCCTACGTCAAAGCCGAGCAGGACGCGCGCAAAGCCTATCGGGGGCTCTGGTCGAGCACATTCCAGATGCCCTGGGAGTGGCGTGCCAAACGCCCGGCCGCGCCGCCGCTCGCCCGGTCCGAGGCAACGCCATGA
- a CDS encoding single-stranded DNA-binding protein — protein MRTTNLFIVRGFVGQAPKAFNKAAKVHIATDRGWTDAKGERHEETDWVTVSILNEKAAAWVIANVAKGDPVYAECRIADGSYKKDGETIYTTDIIANVFHKLDLGAHDDAAA, from the coding sequence ATGCGAACCACAAATCTCTTCATCGTCCGTGGCTTTGTCGGGCAGGCGCCGAAGGCGTTTAACAAAGCCGCCAAGGTCCACATCGCGACCGACCGCGGGTGGACTGACGCCAAGGGCGAGCGGCACGAGGAGACCGACTGGGTAACGGTCAGCATCCTCAATGAAAAAGCCGCGGCCTGGGTCATCGCCAATGTCGCGAAAGGCGATCCGGTCTATGCCGAATGCCGCATCGCCGACGGCTCCTACAAGAAGGACGGCGAGACGATCTACACGACCGACATCATCGCCAACGTCTTCCACAAGCTCGATCTCGGTGCGCACGACGATGCCGCGGCGTGA
- a CDS encoding DUF3991 and toprim domain-containing protein yields the protein MEKREIEELRSKVGCAALLQQDGWKIDLKESTRRAMKFRRDANIIIVIHNDRGWFDPLSTAKGDVFDLAEHLGAQGFPEACAWVASLVGFVPTPLAWQREVRSSPLSSIADRWARRSLPRSGSATWRYLTETRGLPDTIVAVAVGQGMVREGPHGSMWAAHRSENGIVVGWEERGPQWRGYATGGAKELFRLGPSAAARVCITEAAIDAMSLAAIQVMRPDTLYVSTGGGWSPASEDAIRRLAARPNTHLVAATDNNRQGDVYAERVQAIAAQTSATYARARPRAGDWNEDLNLLLARLAEPLAAAG from the coding sequence ATGGAGAAAAGGGAAATCGAAGAACTGCGAAGCAAGGTCGGTTGCGCCGCGCTGCTTCAACAGGACGGCTGGAAAATCGATCTAAAGGAGAGCACGCGGCGCGCCATGAAATTCCGCCGCGATGCCAATATCATTATCGTCATTCACAACGATCGCGGCTGGTTTGACCCGTTGTCGACCGCGAAAGGCGACGTGTTTGATCTCGCCGAGCATCTCGGTGCGCAGGGCTTTCCCGAAGCCTGCGCATGGGTCGCGTCCCTGGTCGGGTTCGTGCCCACCCCGCTCGCGTGGCAGCGCGAGGTCCGGTCCTCCCCGCTTAGCTCCATCGCCGACCGCTGGGCGCGTCGGAGTCTCCCGCGGTCGGGCTCGGCGACCTGGCGCTATCTCACCGAGACACGCGGGCTTCCCGATACGATCGTCGCCGTGGCGGTCGGCCAAGGCATGGTCCGCGAGGGGCCGCATGGCAGCATGTGGGCGGCTCATCGCAGCGAGAACGGCATCGTGGTCGGTTGGGAGGAGCGCGGCCCCCAATGGCGCGGATATGCGACCGGCGGGGCCAAAGAGCTGTTCCGGCTCGGCCCGTCGGCCGCCGCGCGCGTCTGCATCACTGAAGCGGCGATCGATGCCATGAGTCTCGCCGCGATCCAGGTCATGCGGCCCGATACGCTCTACGTCAGCACCGGCGGCGGCTGGTCTCCTGCGAGCGAGGATGCGATCCGCCGCTTAGCGGCACGGCCGAACACGCATCTCGTCGCGGCGACCGACAACAATCGCCAGGGTGATGTCTATGCCGAGCGCGTCCAGGCGATCGCGGCCCAGACGAGCGCGACCTATGCACGCGCGCGACCGCGCGCCGGCGATTGGAACGAGGACCTGAACCTGCTGCTCGCCCGGCTCGCTGAGCCGCTTGCGGCCGCCGGCTGA
- a CDS encoding TrbC/VirB2 family protein, with protein MTRWISRTPLALSLVALSVVDAAAQSGGTLQPVQSTLTQLVQALTGPIATALATLAVIACGLFAWSGRLTWGIAGSVIFGIVLVFGSAQIVQFFQSAVGQ; from the coding sequence ATGACTCGATGGATTTCGCGCACGCCCCTCGCTCTGAGCCTTGTGGCGCTCAGCGTCGTCGACGCCGCGGCACAGTCGGGCGGGACGCTGCAACCCGTGCAATCCACGCTCACGCAGTTGGTTCAGGCTTTGACAGGCCCGATCGCCACCGCGCTGGCGACACTGGCCGTCATCGCGTGCGGTCTGTTCGCCTGGTCCGGCCGCCTGACGTGGGGCATCGCCGGTAGCGTCATTTTCGGCATCGTTCTGGTGTTCGGCTCGGCGCAAATCGTCCAATTCTTCCAGTCGGCGGTCGGCCAATGA
- a CDS encoding type IV secretion system protein VirB3 — MTEAELDDPLITPLVKALTRAPTLMGVPYMYFMFNGVVSSVCFLVTHNLFMLLVAIPLHLFGYVMTLRDDRIFEILYVRSTRCPPRSRSFWGADSYAP, encoded by the coding sequence ATGACCGAAGCCGAGCTCGATGATCCGCTTATCACCCCGCTGGTCAAAGCCCTCACTCGCGCGCCGACGCTGATGGGCGTGCCGTATATGTACTTCATGTTCAACGGCGTGGTCTCGAGCGTGTGCTTCCTTGTCACCCACAATCTCTTCATGCTGCTGGTCGCGATTCCGCTCCATCTGTTCGGCTACGTGATGACTCTTCGCGACGACCGTATCTTCGAGATCCTGTACGTCCGCTCGACAAGATGTCCGCCCCGCTCGCGCTCCTTCTGGGGCGCCGACAGCTACGCCCCGTGA
- a CDS encoding lytic transglycosylase domain-containing protein produces MSKRIAAIGLGMMVACAGANAQDAANVSHLATVDASGRVVPLDTQRFRLDANEAARPCGGAKAMAPDEARALVARIATEEKFSPEFAQSVAKSESQYNSMALSGKGAFGLMQLLPQTAQRFNVDLCSPADNVRGGIRFLRSLQDKYKNPFFILAAYNAGEEAVAKSRGVPPYPETVRFVAQVINDFYSWPDPRGAGALASAQPDVVELATRPDAARPQAGRHWNDGFVMHVD; encoded by the coding sequence ATGTCAAAGCGAATCGCGGCGATCGGATTGGGGATGATGGTGGCCTGCGCCGGCGCAAACGCTCAGGACGCAGCGAACGTTTCGCACCTCGCGACCGTCGATGCCTCCGGCCGCGTCGTTCCACTGGACACGCAGCGATTCCGCCTCGACGCGAATGAAGCGGCGCGGCCGTGCGGCGGCGCGAAGGCGATGGCGCCTGACGAGGCGCGAGCGCTGGTGGCACGCATCGCCACAGAGGAGAAGTTCTCGCCCGAATTCGCTCAGTCGGTGGCGAAGAGCGAAAGCCAGTACAACTCGATGGCGCTCTCCGGAAAGGGGGCGTTCGGCCTGATGCAGCTGCTTCCGCAGACCGCGCAGCGCTTCAACGTCGACCTCTGCAGCCCCGCCGATAACGTGCGCGGCGGCATCCGCTTCCTGCGCAGCCTCCAAGACAAATACAAGAACCCGTTCTTTATCCTCGCGGCCTACAACGCCGGCGAGGAAGCCGTCGCCAAGAGCCGTGGTGTTCCTCCCTATCCCGAGACCGTCCGGTTCGTCGCCCAAGTCATCAACGATTTCTACAGCTGGCCGGATCCTCGCGGCGCTGGCGCTCTCGCGTCCGCCCAGCCTGACGTCGTCGAACTCGCCACGCGGCCCGATGCGGCGCGTCCCCAAGCCGGAAGGCATTGGAACGATGGTTTCGTCATGCACGTCGATTGA
- a CDS encoding thermonuclease family protein: MGRAWLMAAILALPLTATMVTAQSASPWFPVPADAIYLTGDSWSAGDVTYRLYGVQACLRDTSFTNGHGLKRDCGEASLAMLVALVRDLRPQCYDAAESPQLRTVFVFCLASPSKGAAAGSRIDLGTALISTGFAFAALKPDGQPVHAPYFVAQLVAQRSKAGLWAFADLPDPNAIILRALRQASPAPASGMPGANPATP, from the coding sequence ATGGGCCGGGCATGGCTGATGGCCGCGATTCTGGCCCTGCCACTCACCGCAACAATGGTGACGGCGCAATCCGCGTCGCCCTGGTTTCCAGTTCCAGCGGACGCCATCTATCTGACAGGCGACAGCTGGTCGGCCGGCGACGTGACCTATCGTCTTTATGGCGTCCAGGCCTGCCTGCGTGACACGAGCTTCACCAACGGCCACGGCCTCAAGCGCGACTGCGGCGAGGCTTCGCTCGCCATGCTTGTCGCACTGGTTCGCGATCTCAGACCGCAGTGCTACGACGCGGCCGAATCGCCGCAGCTGCGAACCGTCTTCGTGTTCTGCCTGGCCAGCCCGAGCAAGGGCGCCGCGGCGGGCTCACGCATCGATCTCGGCACAGCTCTGATTTCAACCGGCTTCGCCTTCGCCGCGCTCAAACCGGACGGCCAGCCGGTTCACGCGCCGTACTTCGTGGCCCAGCTCGTAGCCCAGAGATCCAAGGCGGGATTGTGGGCGTTCGCCGACCTCCCCGATCCGAACGCGATCATTCTGCGCGCCCTGCGGCAGGCTTCGCCTGCTCCCGCGTCCGGGATGCCAGGAGCAAACCCAGCGACCCCATAG
- a CDS encoding DUF1419 domain-containing protein codes for MHVVPTIRNVFQGVATRHEMYRMFNRHRGDPAYGAGDCAQLFAGEWFEIAEAEHDYMLEILPPLFMRGDMFALREFMTDSVTSIFFTLVIDGRQRWFHGYCDLSDRSSPERMKAAIIERESRPVRAMTHAERLEHIWSSTHDDYRGYSGERWPASMRGRRTVLVYAGRLGTVLKLLDELTDAEIAAKLPVQLRHLPEAIAA; via the coding sequence ATGCACGTCGTCCCGACAATCCGCAACGTCTTCCAGGGCGTCGCCACGCGCCATGAGATGTACCGCATGTTCAATCGCCATCGCGGCGATCCGGCCTATGGTGCGGGCGATTGCGCGCAGCTCTTCGCCGGAGAGTGGTTCGAGATCGCCGAGGCCGAGCATGACTACATGCTCGAGATCCTGCCGCCCCTGTTCATGCGCGGCGATATGTTCGCGCTGCGCGAGTTCATGACGGACAGCGTGACCAGCATCTTCTTCACGCTTGTCATCGACGGCCGCCAGCGCTGGTTCCACGGCTATTGCGACCTCTCCGACCGCTCTTCGCCGGAACGGATGAAGGCCGCGATCATCGAGCGCGAGTCGCGGCCGGTCCGCGCCATGACACACGCCGAGCGGCTCGAGCACATCTGGTCGAGCACGCATGACGACTATCGCGGTTATTCCGGCGAACGCTGGCCCGCTTCCATGCGCGGTCGCCGCACCGTGCTCGTCTATGCCGGCCGGCTCGGCACCGTGCTGAAGCTGCTCGACGAGCTCACCGACGCCGAGATCGCGGCAAAGTTGCCGGTTCAGCTCCGGCATCTGCCCGAGGCGATCGCGGCTTAG
- a CDS encoding acyl-homoserine-lactone synthase produces MLMVIPGSDVGRYETLMDRAFRFRHSIFVEEKGWEELRQPGGRERDRFDDRHAIHHICLRDEEIVGYQRLLPTTRPHLLSDVLTDLCRHTPPRGEHVFEWTRFSVARSYREHRPRGDSPFLELAQGVVEWGIEHQVDTVTVAIDWRLMLIAMQLRFFVRSLGFPQRIGRDEVVALRMSFNRETLETIRAARGSNESVLPMSNWPSVA; encoded by the coding sequence ATGCTGATGGTCATTCCAGGCTCGGACGTCGGTCGATACGAGACATTGATGGACCGCGCCTTTCGGTTTCGGCATTCAATATTTGTCGAAGAAAAGGGCTGGGAGGAACTGCGCCAGCCGGGCGGTCGCGAGCGCGATCGATTCGACGATCGGCATGCAATCCATCACATCTGTCTGCGCGACGAGGAGATCGTCGGCTATCAGCGACTGTTACCAACCACTCGCCCGCATTTATTGAGCGATGTGTTGACGGATCTGTGCCGGCACACGCCGCCACGCGGCGAACATGTGTTCGAGTGGACACGCTTCAGCGTTGCGCGTAGCTATCGCGAACACCGACCGCGCGGTGACAGTCCCTTTCTCGAACTCGCCCAAGGCGTCGTCGAATGGGGCATTGAGCATCAGGTTGACACAGTCACGGTCGCGATCGACTGGCGGTTGATGTTAATCGCGATGCAATTGCGGTTCTTCGTCCGATCACTCGGTTTTCCCCAGCGTATTGGCCGCGACGAAGTTGTTGCCCTGCGCATGTCCTTCAACCGCGAAACCCTTGAAACAATCCGGGCCGCGCGAGGCTCCAACGAGTCGGTGCTGCCGATGTCTAACTGGCCGTCAGTTGCGTGA